Genomic DNA from Pistricoccus aurantiacus:
GACGACGGTATCGGTATCGAAAACGTGACCTCGCCCCCCATGCATTACGGCCTGGTGATCATGCGCGACCGGGCCCAGACCCTGGGCGGCGAGATAACACTTGGCCATCGCGCCGCTGGGGGCACCTTGGTCACGCTGACCTTCACGCCCCAGACCGCGAGGCTGATCGCTCGCCAGCCGGCTCGGGAACCTACCGCCGTCGCCACCATGACCACCCACGGGAACAGAGAGCAAGCACCATGAATCATTCAGCCTCGGAGACCCCCGCCACCTTGATGATCATCGACGACCATCCGCTGCTGCGTCGCGGAGTCGCCCAGCTGCTGGAGCTCGAGGACGACCTGAAACTGCTGGCGGAGACCGGCGATCCCGAAGAGGGGCTGCGCCTGGCGGCGGAGCTGGATCCGGACATGATCCTCTTGGATCTCAATATGCCGGGCATGAATGGCATCGAGACCCTGAAGCGCTTGCGCGAGGCGGATTTCGCCGGACGCGTGGTGATGTTCACGGTCTCGGATCATGAAGAGGACGTGGTCGCCGCCCTGCGCGCCGGTGCCGATGGCTATCTGCTCAAGGACATGGACCCGGACGAGATGGTGCGCCAGATACGTCAGGCAGGCCTGGGACGCATGGTGATCAGCGAGAGTCTCACTGCCCTGCTCGCCGAGGCGCTGCGCAATCAGCGCAGCAAGCCCGCCGCCCCGGATGTGCACAGTCTGACCCAGCGAGAGCGGGAGATTCTGCGCGAGCTGGCCGGGGGGCTTTCCAACAAGCTGATCGCCCGCAAGCTCGACATCACCGAAGGCACCGTCAAGGTCCACGTCAAGCATCTGCTCAAGAAGCTCAATCTGCGCTCCCGAGTGGAGGCGGCGGTCTGGGCGGTGCAGGCGGGCATCGACGGTTGAAGGCTACGCTATCTAGCCATGGTTATCGTGGATACCTCTAAAAAGCATTGCTTCCGCGGAAGACGCGAAACCTGGTGAAGCATCGAGCAAAAAACGCTTTGCCAACAAGCAGATGAAATACATCTTAGTCTATCCCTAAAGTGGTATCTGTCTGCTTTTACAGTCTTTTTCGTCAGTTCCCCCGCTTGCGCATAGGGCGTATCTTTCGCCCCAAAGCCTTGCTCTTGATCTTGCTCAAGATACGACCCTTGTTCAAGACACGGCGGGGCATCTTTGCAAGCTCAGCGATAGGGGGAAACCATGACCGGAAAGAATCTGGAACTCGAGCGCGAAAGCGCTTCGAGCGGCGGCTTGAAGCGCGCCAATGCCGATATCGAGCACTGGGATGTCGAAGACGAAAGCTTCTGGCAGAGCCAAGGCAATAAGATCGCCACCCGCAATCTGTGGATCTCGATTCCCAGCCTGCTGATGGGTTTCGCGGTCTGGTTGATGTGGGGCATGATCACTACCCAGATGCGCAACCTGGGCTTCGACTTCACGGTGGATCAGCTTTTCACCCTGACCGCCATCGCTGGTCTCGCCGGTGCCACCCTGCGCATTCCCGCCTCCTTCATGATCCGCATCGCTGGCGGACGCAACACCATCTTCCTGACGACCGCCCTGCTGATGATACCGGCGCTGGGCACCGGCATCGCGCTGATGAACCCCGAAACACCGTTATGGATCTTTCAGGCCCTGGCGCTGCTCTCCGGCATCGGCGGCGGCAACTTCGCCTGCTCCATGAGCAACATCTCGACCTTCTATCCCAAGAAGCAGCAGGGCTACGCCCTGGGCATGAACGCGGGGCTGGGCAACTTCGGCGTCACCACCATGCAGATTCTGATTCCGCTGGTGATGACCGTGGGCCTGTTCGGCGCCCTGGCAGGTGATCCCATGGAACTGACCCGGGCCAGCGGTACCCTGATCGGACGTATCGAAGCCGGCACCGACACCTGGATCCAGAACGCCGGCTTCATCTGGCTGGTATTCCTGATTCCGCTGGCCTTCGCCGGCTGGTTCGGCATGAACAACCTGCGTACCGTCACGCCGCATCCCGGCACGCCGGCCGCCGCCTTCGGCAAGATCCTGGGGCTGTACGCGCTGGGGGTTGTCGCCACGGTGGTCGGCATGGTCGCCCTGGAGTGGATCAACATGTGGCTGGCGCTGCCTATCACCATCTTGCTGACCCTGGGGCTGCTGCTGTTGCTGCCGGGCACCATCAAGACCAACATCAAGACCCAGTACGCCATCTTCCGTGACAAGCACACCTGGGCGATGACCGCCATCTACACCGCCACCTTCGGCTCCTTCATCGGCTTCTCCGCGGCCCTGCCCCTGTCCATCACCGTCATCTTCGGCAACATGATGGAAGTCGCCGCAGACGGCAGCATGACCCGAGTGGTCAACCCGGATGCCCCGAGCGCCCTGACCTGGGCCTGGATGGGGCCCTTTGTCGGCGCCCTGATTCGCCCGGTGGGCGGCTGGATTTCCGACAAGCTCGGCGGCGCCATCGTCACCCAGGTCATCTCGGTAATCATGGTGGCCGCCTCCGCGGCGGTGGGCTATGTGATGATGCTGGCCTACAACGCCACGGATCCGAACCAGTACTTCTGGATGTTCCTGTTGCTGTTCATCGTGCTGTTCGCCGCCAGCGGCATCGGCAACGGCTCCACCTTCCGCAGTATCGGCGTGATCTTCGACGTGCAGCAGAAGGGCCCGGTGCTGGGCTGGACCTCCGCCGTAGCCGCCTACGGCGCCTTCATCGCGCCCCGGGTGATGGGCGAGCAGATCAAGGCCGGCACCCCTGAAATGGCCATGTACGGCTTCGCCGTCTTCTACGCGGTGTGCCTGGTCATCAACTGGTGGTTCTATCTGCGCAAGGATGCCTACGTGAAGAATCCCTGATAGATGCCGCGTGACTTTTACCTTTGTTCTGGGCCCCCTGACGGGGCCCAAGTTTTTACAGTGAGCATCCAGTGAAAAAGCGCTACCTCCAAAGTGATAGCATCGAATTCATAAGAGGCAGGCGCCCGAATTACTTGACGTATATCAATATTCCTATGTCGGAGCATGAGAATCTGACAACGTCTTAGCCACTCCCAGTGAGGAGACCACCCATGAACCACCTCGAAGGGGTAACCCGGCCGCAACAGTACCGGGCCCTGTCTCTCAGTACCCTGGCGTTCACCACCTGCTTTGCGGTGTGGACGATCTTTTCCATCATCGGCGTACAGATCAAGCAGGATCTCGGCCTCAACGAAACCCAGTTCGGCATTCTGGTGGCCACGCCGATACTTACTGGCTCCATCAGCCGCATCTTCCTGGGGATCTGGACCGAGCAGCTCGGCGGTCGTCGGGTCTTCAGCGTGCTGATGCTGGTCACCGCCCTGTGCGTCTTCCTGCTTTCCTACGTCGAGTCCTACCTGATGTTTTTGGTGGCCGCCCTGGGCGTGGGCCTGGCCGGGGGTTCCTTCATCGTCGGTATCGCCTACACCTCCTACTGGTTCGAGAAGGAAAAACAGGGTACCGCCTTGGGCATCTTCGGCGCCGGCAACGCGGGAGCCGCGATCACCAATTTCGCCGCGCCCTTTCTGCTGCTGGCGGTAGGCTGGGAACAGACCGCGGTGGTCTATGCCATCGTGCTGACGATCATCGCGGTGATCTTCTGGGTCTTTACCAAGGAGGATCCGCTGACCCGCTCGCGGCGTGGTCAGGGTGGCAAGGCCACTTCTGCCCTGGCGCAGTTGCAGCCTCTCAAGCATGTCCAGGTATGGCGTTTCTCTCTCTACTACTTTTTCGTCTTCGGCGCCTTTGTCGCCCTGGCCTCCTACCTGCCCCGCTACTATGTAGGCGCCTACGAAGTAAGCATCGCCGTGGCTGGCACCCTGGCGGCGCTCTACACTCTCCCCGGCAGCGTATTTCGCGCCCTGGGCGGCTGGATGTCGGATCGCTACGGCGCCCGTGCGATCATGTACCTGACCTTCATCGCTTCGCTGATCTGCCTGTTTCTGCTGGCCTATCCCGAGACCAGTTACGTGGTGCAGGGCAAGGAAGGCGAGATCACCTTCACGCTGGCCATGCCGCTGTGGGGGGTGGTGGTGCTCACCGTGCTGCTGGGTTTCTTCATGTCCTTGGGCAAGGCGGCGGTGTACAAGCACATTCCGGTCTACTATCCCCAGAACGTGGGCTCCGTCGGCGGTCTGGTGGGCATGATCGGCGGCCTGGGGGGGTTCTTCCTGCCGATCCTGTTCGGTGCGGTGCTCGATCTCACCGGGGTCTGGACCAGTTCCTACATGGTGCTGTTCGTGCTGGTGGCGGTGTCGCTGATCTGGATGCACGGGGCGATCCGTCGCATGGAGCGTCAGCGGGTGCCGGAACTCAGCGAGGAGCGCTTCCGCTATCTGCCGGAGATCCAGGAGCCGGCAGCGAGTCACGCCAGGCAGCAGCAGGAGTTACGTCCCAAGCAGACTTGAAAAGGAAGGAAACGTCAGAACGACGCCGCCCTCGGGCGGCGTCATCATTTCACGGTAGGCTCTCAGTCCTCAGTGACATCCTCGATCCAGGTCATGGCGGCGACGGCGGCGGGAAAGCCCAGGGTTGGAATCGACAGCATCGCCACCTGCTTGAGTTCCTCGGCGCTGATGGACTCCCGACGAGCACGGCGCGCATGAGAATGCACCGCTCCTTCGGAACGTGCCCCCACCGCCAAGGCCAGCTTGACCAGGCGACGAGTCCGCTCGTCCAGAGGGCCGGCATTGGCACAGGCTTCGCCCAGCTGCGCGTAGGCCTGCCAGATGTCGGGATACTGCTCGGCCACTTCGCCGGCACCGGAAGGCAGTTGTTCGTGACTCATATGACATTTCCTTCTCTGCTGTGTATGAAAGCGTGTCTACCCGACTATACCCCAGCTTAAGCCAGCCAGGACCAGGGAGCATGACGCACCGCCGCACCAATGATATAGACGAAGATGACGATGGCGACAATCGCCGCCAGACCGCGGGTCCTGGGCGTCTTGCCGCGCTTGATGGCAATGGTGCCCACCAGGATATAAAGCAGCAACCCCAGCAGCTTGGCGGCGAGCCAGGGCGCTCGCCAGGGCCAGGCCTGCAGCAGCACCATCAGCCACACCCCAAGCCCCAGCAGCGCGGTGTCGATGACATGCGGGGCCACCCTGACCCAGGGACGCTGCAGCTGCGGCGATTCCCGCACGCTCCACCAGGCGCGTACCGTGAAGAATGTGATGCTCAGCAGCGCGGCGATAACGTGCAAATGCTTGACGAGAATATAACTCATGAACTTTACCTTGAATCAGGTCAGGGCCTGGCGCGGAAATACGTAATAGGATGCTCGCTCAATCATCGCCATCTGCTGCGCGGGATCAACCCGTCATCGAAAAAAAGGAAAGCGTATTATGGAGTTTGCTCTGGCCCGGGTCATTCACGTGCTCGCCGTCGTGCTATGGATCGGCGGCGTGGCCATGGTCACCACCGTACTGCTGCCGGCGGTCAAACGCCTGAAAGTCCCCGAGGAACGGGTGGAATTCTTCGAAAAACTCGAGGCGCGCTTCGCCTGGCAGTCGCGCATTACCACGCTGCTTGCCGGCCTGAGCGGTTTCTACATGCTGCACGTCATCGGCTGGGAGCGCCTGATCCTGCCCGGCTACTGGTGGCTGCACGCGATGATCGGCGTCTGGCTGCTCTTTACCCTGATGCTGTTCGTGTTCGAACCGCTGTTTCTGCACCGCTGGTTTCACCAGCGCGCGATCAAAGCCCCGGAAGCCACCTTCCGACTGATCCAGACGATGCACTGGATCCTGCTCGGCATCAGCCTGATCACCATTGCCGGCGCCGTGGCAGGTAGCCATGGATGGCTGTGGTGGTAGGGTTGAAAAACGATGCCCCAATCAACGGCTTCACTCAGTGAACAAATCAGCATGGGTCCCGGTTCTAGCCAGTTGTGACTCATTACCTTCGATGCGATAGATCAGTAACCAGTCAGGCTCGATATGGGCATCCCGATAGCTTTTCCAATTTCCTCGCAAGGGATGATCAAGATAAGTCTCCGGCAAAGGCTTTTGCTCGATCAGCAACCCAAGCAATCGGCGTAACTTGGTCATGTCCTTGTTGCGCTTTTTAACGCGCTTCACGTCACGCTTGAATTGGCTGGAGCGAACCGGCACCAGCATCAGATATTTAGATCCTTGAACAGGGTCTCGGCATCATCGAAACGCTTTCCCTTGCCACTCTCCAACTCTTCCATCGCCTTGGCCGTGGTGGCGCTTGGCACCTGCACGGTAAAAGGCAGGCGTTTTTCCTCGGCGATTCTCAGCATCAACAATCGAATGGCATCGGAGACGGACAGCCCCATGGCGTCAAGCGCCTCGGTGGCCTTGGCTTTCGTCTCACTGTCGATGCGGGCTCTGACAACGGTATCGGTACTCATGGGCGGCTCCTTTATTGTGTAGCTTTATTGTAGCTACACTTTAGTCTTTCCGCCAAAGCCCCTCGTTCAATAATCCTCAGCCATCCTTGCCATCCACCCGAGCGGTGAGTAAAGGTTTGGTATAGAGCATCACGAATACCGCGTAGGCAAGACACCAGAGCAGGATGCTCAGACTCAGCATCCAGTGAGTGACCTGGGGCAACAGGGCGGGAATCAGCGCGCGAGACACGGCGGCGGCCAGCATCAGACCGAGCGCCAGGCCGATGCCGGGCAGGGTTTCGATAGGCCGGCCGGTATGGCCGAGAGACACCCGTGAAATCATCGCAAGAATCATGGTGCCCATGCCGCCGACGGTCAGTGCATGAATCCCCAGGCTGGCGGGCAATAGCCCCAGGGCCGCGAAGCCGAACAGGATAAAGCCTAGTGCCACGAAGCCATAGCTGCCATGCAAGCCCCAAAGCAACGGCTCCCCCCAGGTACGCCACCCTTCCCAGCGCGCCAGGCGCCAGAAATTGGCAACTCCTGCCGTCAGGGCGACGACGGCAACGACGACGCCTGGCAAGGCGAGCCCCACCACCGCCAGCAGCTCAATCCCTATCAGCGCCGCCACGGAGCTGATCGCCAGTCTTTCCAGCGCCGGAAGCGGCGCGGGTTTCTGCCGTTTCAGGCGCAGCGAGGTAAAGAAAGGAATGACCCGACCACCGAGAATGACCATCAGCATGCCGAACAGGAGTACCGCCAGATAGGCCCCCTGGCGTACCAGTTCGCCATCCGCCCGATTGAGCCCCCAATGCATCAGCGCGTTGGCGATGACCAGCAGACTCAGTACCGGCAGAAAGATCAGATTGCGCCACTGCTTGACGCGAATCACCAGTCGCGCCATGACCAGCGCCACCAAAGGCAGGAAGGCCAGATCCACCAAGGCGATAAGCCAGGGCGCCGGGCTGCCCAGAGCGTCGGGAAATGCCAGCAGCAGGCGCCCGACCAGCCATACCGCGACCAGACCCAGCAGCGGCCAGCCCTTGATGCTGGGCTGACCGGTCCAGTTCTGCACCGCGGTGAGCAGAAAACCGCTGACTATGGCGGCGACGAAGCCGAACAGCATCTCGTGCTGATGCCACCACAGCATGCCGCCCACCGGCTCGATCAGCAGCGTTCCGTGCCAGAAACCGCCCCAGGCCAGCATGGCCAGCAGACTAAACAGGACGCCGAACAGAAACAGCGGTCGAAACGCCAGCCGCCATAGCGGCATGACCTGGGTAAGACGAATTGACAAGGACAAGCTGCGCTCCGTGGCCATGGCGACGAATCCTCAAATAACGGCGGCTCAGGCCGCGCTCAGGGGCTGCGACGGCCCGAAGTGTTCGTAATGACGGTGCTCTTGGGGAACGTTCAATGCCGCCAAGGCGTCGTTTACCGCGGTCATGAAGCCCTGGGGCCCGACGAAATAGCACTGCGCCTGCTCTTCCGGCAGGTATCGCGCCAGCAGCTCGCGGTCGATCCACCCGATATGCACCTCGGTTGCATCTTCCATGCCGCGCTCGTAGAGGGTGACGCTGGTCAGCTGCCGGGGATAGCGCTGTTCGAGCGCCTGCAGCTCGTCGCCGAAGGCATGCTGATCCTGTTCCTGGGCAGCGTGCAGATAGACCACCTGACGACCTTGTTCCAGGGCATGCTGGGCCAGAGGCAGCATGGGGGTCTGGCCGACGCCGCCGCTGATCAGCATCACCGGGGCGTCGCTTTCATCGAGTACGAGTTCCCCGGCGGGAGGCAGCAGGTTCAGGGTATCGCCGACCCGCAGGGTATCGTGCAGGTGGCGGCTCGCCTTGCCCTGCAGCTCGCGCTTGATGGATAAGCGATACGTCTTCCCATTGGGGAAACCGGACAGGCTGTAATGACGATAGGTGGACTCGCCATCGATCACCAGGTGTACACCGATGAACTGCCCCGGTTCGAAATCCGCCACCGTGCCGCCGTCTTCCGGGGCCAGCACGAAGGAGGTGATGACCGAGCTTTCCGGGGTCTTCTCTACGATGCGGAAAGCGCGTTCGCCCTGCCAGCCGCCGGGGCGCTTGGCGAACTCGTGATATCGCTTGGCTTCCAGTTCGGTCAGAAGCCCCGCTAGCTCTTCATAGAGCGCGCCCCAAGCATCGGCGATCTCCGGGGTCACCGCATCGCCCAGGACTTCCGCCACCGCCGCCAAAAGGCACTCGCCGACGATGGGATACTGATCCGGGCGAATATTCAGCGACACATGCTTTTCCACCACCGTGGCCAGGGTCGCCTTGACCTTCTCCGGCTCCTTGCGCAGCTGCACGTAGGCCAGTACTGCGCCGGCCAACACACGAGGCTGGCCGCCATCCGCCTGATGCGCCTGATTGAACAACGGCTTGATTTCCGGATAGCGCTCGAACATCAAGGGATAGAAGCGCTGAGTGATGGTATCCAGATGTTCCGCCACCAGCGGCGCGGTGGCTTCGATCAGTTGCTCTTGCTTGGCTGTCAGCATGGGAATTCCTCAGGGGTTGAGTTCGATTTATATGATGCTTTTTATATGCATCTTATTATACCCGAACTAGGTGAAATAGTGTCTAGCAGACAAACTGTCGCAGTGTTTCTGCCGAAGATTCCGACAATCATGACTTCTCTTGACGTCTTTCTGCTCTACAAGACGTTTCCTTGGGCTGACCGTATAGGGCCTATCGATCCGGCAAGCTGTCCTTGGGTACCGTCACTTGGGCGGAACCAATACCGGGTCCAGATTTCCCCGGCAGCTGATAGCGAAGATCCACAAAGCGCACGATCCAGCCGTCCACGCTTTCTTCCACTTCCCAATAGGGATAACGCATCCAGTTGACGAAACCGCGGATCGTCGCCGACTCCAGGGCCGCCTGCACGATAGAATCGGGTGCCCCACGCGGCAGCTCAAGGGTTTTTCCATTCGCCTCGACGACCCGGTAGAAAGTGTCATGGACCAGCACGATACGATGCGAGAACGGCTGTCCGGCCAAGGGGTTGGCCTGAACCTCCCGTGGCGTCGCGAAGCGCTCCGCCGCCAGATTTTCCGCCAGCCGCGCCGCGCCATAGGCTGCGCACGCATAGATGACCAGCGCTACCACACCGACGCGCGCCACCAGTCGTCCCAAGTCTCGGGCATGGTTGCGCCAGCGCAGTATCGCAAGCGCCGCCAGCGCGGCGCACCAGAGCAGCTTGCCCTCCAGGGGGACATGGCCGGTGCCCAGCACGAGCAGGCTGGCAAGCATTGCCAGTATCAGCCAGCCGGCCATGGCCCCATGACGCTTCGAGCGGGCCAGAAACACTCCTGCCGCGGTCAACAGCCATACCCACGGATCGATGATGAACAGCGTATCGCCATAGAACCAGCGCCCCTCGAAAGGCATGAGCAGGCGCACGCCGTAGGTATTCAGCCAGTCCAGCAGCGGATGCGTCCATACCGCCAGAAAACTGAGCCCAAGCACCACGCCCGGGCGAAACGGCGGCGCTTCGGGATTCGAGGATCGACGCCAGCGATGCCAGAGCCAGATGGCGCAGGCCAATAGCAGCGGCAATACGATAAGCGCGAGGATGCCGTGGCTCCAGCCGCGGCGAAAATACAACGAGGCGTCTTCCCCCCACAGGTGCGCGATCACATCGATATCCGGCAGGTTGGCGCCGATCAGCAGGGTTGGAGTAGCGTAGCGAGTCAAACGCTTGAGACCGGTCTCCGCCAGAACCGCGCCAACGAGGGTATGTGCGACTGGATCCATGGATATCCTTGCAGATGGAATAAAAGGCTTGGCGAACCACCGGTTGCACAACATGAATAATCACGGTGTCGATGATCGAACCTTGGCATTTTTCAGCTTCAGTTATTACCGGGTGAGCCAAATAACGGTATTATTCGGCTCATGGAGTGAGCCGAATAGACTGCCTAATCGGCCCAAATCATAAGGTATCAATAAACGGCGATGACAACCTGGATCTGGCAACAACCGGACTGGCCGCGCTTCACCTGGCAATCAAGCGAGGTACAACCGCACCTTCAGACTTGCTGGCGAAACCTGGGCATTCTGTTGGGGCGTGCGGGGGTCTTTGCCGGCAATACCGAGGAGAGCGAAACAGCCGCTGCCTTGGATGCCTTGTTGCAGAATATCCTTACTTCATCCGCTATCGAGGGGGAACGGCTCAACGTGGCTTCGGTTCGCTCATCTCTGGCACGGCGCCTCGGGATAGAGGAAGAAAAGGCCTCCTCGTCACCCCGCTCGGAAGGTCTGGCGGATCTGATGTTCGATGCCGTGGGGCAACCGGATACGCCTCTGACGCCCGAGCGACTTTTCCAGTGGCATCGCTGGCTGTTTCCCGAAACCGAGGCCTCTCTTGTGACGTTGCGTCTCGGCGAGTGGCGAGGCGTAGAGCCAATGCAGGTCGTTTCTGGGCGGATCGATCGTCCGAACGTGCATTTCGAAGCGCCACCGCGTAATCGACTGGAAGCGGAGATGGACGCCTTCCTTCAATGGTTCGAGTCCAGCCGCCAGGATCGAGCATTGGATCCGCTGTTGCGCGCCGGTCTGGCGCACTTCTGGTTCGTCACGCTTCATCCCTTCGAAGACGGTAACGGCCGAATTGCACGAGCTATCGCCGATCGAGCACTGGCTCAAGCGGATCGACATAGCATTCGCCTTTATGCCATGTCCTCTGCCATTCTCGCGCAGCGAAAGGACTACTATCATCGTCTCGAGGCCAGTCAGAAAGGCACTCTCGACGTCACCGACTGGCTGGTGTGGTTCCTGAAAACTCTAAATGTTACGCTCAAGAACGCCTTGGATCACATCGAGCGCACGTTGAACAAGGCACGCTTCTGGCAGCGATTCGGAGACGCCGATCTACGACCGGAACAGGTCAAGGTACTCAATCGTTTACTGGACGGCGGCGAACGCGGTTTCGAGCAGGGTATCAGCGCGTCTCAGTACCAGAAGGTCGCCAAGGTAAGCAAGGCAACCGCCACTCGACACCTGGCGAATCTGCTGGAGCAAGGCTGCATCGTGAAGCTGCCTGGCGGCGGTCGAAGTACGCGGTATCAGGTAGCCAAACGGTCGTTGGTCGATTAGGTACCATCTCTCCCCACCGCCAGTCGCTTTCAGCTTTACATCAGCTTATCCAAGGTGATCGGCAGATCCCGCGCGCGCTTGCCGGTGGCGTGATGGATCGCGTTGCCGATGGCGGCGGCGATGCCGGTCAGGCCGATCTCCCCTATCCCGCGGGCACCGAACTCGTTGAAGGCGTAGTCCGGGTTGTCGAGCAGTTCCACGTCAATATCTGGCATGTCCGCATGACAAGGCACGATGTAGTCCGCGTAGTTGTTGTTGATCAGTCGCGCGTCTCGCGGATCGTAGTCGAGCTTTTCGGTCAGGGCCATGCCGATGCCCATGACGATGCTGCCCTCGACCTGGTTGCGCGCCGCGGAGGGGTTGATCGCCCGACCGATATCGATACTGCTGACTACCCGCGCTACTCGGATACGCGAGATACCCGGGTCCCAGCGCATTTCGACGAAATGCGCGCCGAAGGAACGAAAGCTGTACTGCCCTTTTTCATCTCCCGGTGCGGCCTGGCCTTCACCATTGACGCTGCCGAGCTTCTGCCCGTCTAGAACCTCGCCAAAGCTGACCCGCTTGCCTTGCTTGTCCATCAGGGCCCCGCCTTCGACCTCGAGGCTTTCCGGATCGCTGCCTTCAAACGCGCCCCCTTCGCCGATGGCGACTTCCTTCAAGGCATCGAAGGCATCGCGCAGCGCCGCGGCTACCGCGGGCAAGGCAGTGGCGGTCACCATGGAACCACCGGAGAGCGGTCCTGCTGGCAAGCTGGATTCTCCCAGACGTACCTCGATGTCCTTGAGGGGCACGCCGGAGAGCTCCGCCACGGTCTGCGCCACGACGGTATAGGTGCCGGTGCCGATATCCTGGGTGCCGCAGGCGGCCAGCACGCTGCCGTCCGCTCGCAGTTCGACCCGGGCGCTACAGGGCATGCGCATGGCGGGCCAGGAACTGGTCGCCATGCCCCAGCCGAGGATCTCGTCCCCATCGCGCATGGCCCCCGGGGTGGGGTCGCGCTTTTCCCAGCCGAAGCGTTTGGCAGCGCTGGCATAGCAGTCGTCCAGATGCTTGCTGGACCAGGGCAGTCCACTTGCCGGATCCTTTTCCGCATGGTTACGCCGACGCAGCTCGAGCGGGTCCATGTCCAGAGCGATGGCCAGCTCGTCCATGGCGGTTTCCAGGGCGTAAATACCCGAGGTCTCTCCCGGCCCGCGCATGGGGCATGGAGTGCCATGATTCACCTCCAGCAGGCGCTGACTGATCGCCACGTTGTCGCAGGCGTACAGGCTCGGGGTCGCCGTGCCAACAGAATCCATATAGCGATGAACGAAAGAGGTTTCCGTGGTGCTGTCGTGACGGATCGACAGCAGCTTGCCGTCACGCGCCGCAGCCAAGCGCAGCCGCTGACGGGATGCCGGGCGGTTGCCACCGCTTTCCATGTCCTGCTGGCGCGGCAGGATGGTCTTGACCGGCCGTTTCAGCATCTGGGCGGCACCGGCGGTGGCCACCGCGTGGGGCCACATGAACAGCTTGTTGCCAAAGCCCGAGCCGATGTAGTGGGAGATCACCTCGACGCTCTCGTCAGGCAGGCCGAAGATGCGCGCCATGGCCTTGTGCTGATAGACGACCCCCTGGCTCGATTCATGCACGATCAGCCGCTCGTCTCGCCACTCGGCGAGCGTTGCGTGCATCTCCATCTGCATATGGCTTTCGGCGGCGATATGGTAGGTGTGATCGACCCTGACCGGCGCCTTGTCGAAAGCGTTGTCAGGATCGCCACGAGAGACGCCTTGGGATTCGAGTAAATCGCCTTCCTGGTCCGTGTCGAGCAGGCTCGCCCTTGCCCCTTCCTCCTGTCGATAGTCCGCCCGCACTGCGTAAGCCGCGGCCCGAGCCTGCTCGAAGGTTTCCGCCACCACCAGGGCGATATATTGACCGTCGTAGTAGATGCGTTCGTCCTCGAAGGGCAAGCGCACTTCGCTGACCTGATCCTGATGCGCCGAACTGCTGGGGGATCGATACAGGGCGGGAAAATGCCCGTGGTGGAAGATATCCACGACCCCGGGCATGGCTCGCGCGGTGTCCAGATGCAGCGTTTCCAGCACGCCATGAGCGATGCTCGCCGGCACCGGATAGCCATAAAGCATATCCTGTGCCCGCCAGTCGACGGTGTAGTCGGCTTGGCCCGTCAACTTGAACTCGCCGTCCACTCGGGGGGTGCGATGACCGATGACCTTCGTATCCATGCTGGAAATCCTTTAGCTATC
This window encodes:
- a CDS encoding carboxymuconolactone decarboxylase family protein; the encoded protein is MSHEQLPSGAGEVAEQYPDIWQAYAQLGEACANAGPLDERTRRLVKLALAVGARSEGAVHSHARRARRESISAEELKQVAMLSIPTLGFPAAVAAMTWIEDVTED
- a CDS encoding MFS transporter codes for the protein MKRANADIEHWDVEDESFWQSQGNKIATRNLWISIPSLLMGFAVWLMWGMITTQMRNLGFDFTVDQLFTLTAIAGLAGATLRIPASFMIRIAGGRNTIFLTTALLMIPALGTGIALMNPETPLWIFQALALLSGIGGGNFACSMSNISTFYPKKQQGYALGMNAGLGNFGVTTMQILIPLVMTVGLFGALAGDPMELTRASGTLIGRIEAGTDTWIQNAGFIWLVFLIPLAFAGWFGMNNLRTVTPHPGTPAAAFGKILGLYALGVVATVVGMVALEWINMWLALPITILLTLGLLLLLPGTIKTNIKTQYAIFRDKHTWAMTAIYTATFGSFIGFSAALPLSITVIFGNMMEVAADGSMTRVVNPDAPSALTWAWMGPFVGALIRPVGGWISDKLGGAIVTQVISVIMVAASAAVGYVMMLAYNATDPNQYFWMFLLLFIVLFAASGIGNGSTFRSIGVIFDVQQKGPVLGWTSAVAAYGAFIAPRVMGEQIKAGTPEMAMYGFAVFYAVCLVINWWFYLRKDAYVKNP
- a CDS encoding type II toxin-antitoxin system YafQ family toxin — encoded protein: MLVPVRSSQFKRDVKRVKKRNKDMTKLRRLLGLLIEQKPLPETYLDHPLRGNWKSYRDAHIEPDWLLIYRIEGNESQLARTGTHADLFTE
- a CDS encoding MFS transporter codes for the protein MNHLEGVTRPQQYRALSLSTLAFTTCFAVWTIFSIIGVQIKQDLGLNETQFGILVATPILTGSISRIFLGIWTEQLGGRRVFSVLMLVTALCVFLLSYVESYLMFLVAALGVGLAGGSFIVGIAYTSYWFEKEKQGTALGIFGAGNAGAAITNFAAPFLLLAVGWEQTAVVYAIVLTIIAVIFWVFTKEDPLTRSRRGQGGKATSALAQLQPLKHVQVWRFSLYYFFVFGAFVALASYLPRYYVGAYEVSIAVAGTLAALYTLPGSVFRALGGWMSDRYGARAIMYLTFIASLICLFLLAYPETSYVVQGKEGEITFTLAMPLWGVVVLTVLLGFFMSLGKAAVYKHIPVYYPQNVGSVGGLVGMIGGLGGFFLPILFGAVLDLTGVWTSSYMVLFVLVAVSLIWMHGAIRRMERQRVPELSEERFRYLPEIQEPAASHARQQQELRPKQT
- a CDS encoding type II toxin-antitoxin system RelB/DinJ family antitoxin, whose translation is MSTDTVVRARIDSETKAKATEALDAMGLSVSDAIRLLMLRIAEEKRLPFTVQVPSATTAKAMEELESGKGKRFDDAETLFKDLNI
- the narL gene encoding two-component system response regulator NarL, which translates into the protein MNHSASETPATLMIIDDHPLLRRGVAQLLELEDDLKLLAETGDPEEGLRLAAELDPDMILLDLNMPGMNGIETLKRLREADFAGRVVMFTVSDHEEDVVAALRAGADGYLLKDMDPDEMVRQIRQAGLGRMVISESLTALLAEALRNQRSKPAAPDVHSLTQREREILRELAGGLSNKLIARKLDITEGTVKVHVKHLLKKLNLRSRVEAAVWAVQAGIDG
- a CDS encoding SirB2 family protein; translated protein: MSYILVKHLHVIAALLSITFFTVRAWWSVRESPQLQRPWVRVAPHVIDTALLGLGVWLMVLLQAWPWRAPWLAAKLLGLLLYILVGTIAIKRGKTPRTRGLAAIVAIVIFVYIIGAAVRHAPWSWLA